The genomic stretch GTGGACACTTCGAGTGGCAAGTTGACCGCCGAACGGCACCGTATTCCCACCCCCGAGGGCGCGCGGCCCGACGCGGTCAAGGACGTGGTGGCCGAACTCGTGCGGCATTTCGGGCACCAGGGACCGGTCGGCGTGACGTTCCCCGGCATCGTGCAACACGGCAAGACGCTAAGCGCGGCCAACGTGGACAAGGGCTGGATCGGGCTGGACGCCGACGCCCTCTTCACCCAGGCGACTGGGCGCGACGTGACCCTGATCAACGACGCCGACGCGGCGGGCCTCGCCGAGGCGCAGTTCGGGGCCGGGGCGGGCGTGTCCGGCGTGGTCATGCTGCTGACCTTCGGCACCGGGATTGGCAGCGCGCTCATCCACGACGGCATCCTC from Deinococcus apachensis DSM 19763 encodes the following:
- the ppgK gene encoding polyphosphate--glucose phosphotransferase, with protein sequence MSVILGIDIGGSGIKGAPVDTSSGKLTAERHRIPTPEGARPDAVKDVVAELVRHFGHQGPVGVTFPGIVQHGKTLSAANVDKGWIGLDADALFTQATGRDVTLINDADAAGLAEAQFGAGAGVSGVVMLLTFGTGIGSALIHDGILVPNTELGHLWLKGDREAEAWASDRARERDDLNWKQWAKRASTYLQHVEGLFSPDLFIIGGGISKKAEKWQEHVKTERTKLVPAALQNEAGIVGAAMMAGRRAQGR